In the genome of Epinephelus moara isolate mb chromosome 14, YSFRI_EMoa_1.0, whole genome shotgun sequence, the window ctaaactaaactaaactaagcagGAAGTTGACACtgggccacaggttggaatgCAACCCGGTCTTCTGCAAAGGACTTAGCATATGTGGGGCGCACACTCTACCAGGCAAGCTAGAGATCACCCCAGCTTGAAACTTTTCTTGGCATATGCACTGGATGAGCAATAGAGTGCTGGACGACTCTGAAGTTAGCATCACAGTGGTGATGCTAACCTACAGTATGGGATTTGTCCATTGGATTTTTGATTAGTGCATAAAagaagctctgtggcaaacaaatgtttatgatacttacacgttCTGTTCAGCAAGATATTCTTCATAGattaacaccacttttatgatttctgtaaagccagaaataaaaagctgacgttaggctataaacaaagtACACTACAGTTGCACGATCTAAcatcaccaccataacaagactgtaaagccgtgttcagTGTGGCTCAGTGTGATGACACTCCTGTTAGCAAACAGGTTTTTGagacacatagaagcttcaaaattcacaagtttACCAATGTGTTTTATGCTGCGGAACAAAATGctaaagtctcttaagcttgtgttaaccacaggcCTTATTTCAggtatctaaccaaaaacctaatgactttgagatgagggaacaGTGTGtagtaaaatgctaactcatttccgggttttaggactcatccATTGGGAATTCAAAAGGGCAGTAACCAATGGAGAGACACCAACACTTAAGTCATTGCTCATTCTGATCAATGGTGTTACTTCATCACTCACTCACAGACACTTTCTCCATCAAAGCGTTGGCCTTGCATGCTGCAGTCCAGCCAAAAACCACACAGGGCCCAGGTGTGGCTCCTGAAGTTGATGACAAGTCCTGATGTGGCTCCTGCAACACAAAGAGGAACAGCAGAGTAACAGCACACCTAGGGGAACGGAGGGATCGTCACAGTCATGTAATGTCACATAAACCTTTATTTTGGATGAAAACCAGAGGTTGAGCCCTCATTTGATAAGAGAGGCATGAATCTTAAGGatctcctctctcctgcagGGCTCTTGTAAACTCTCCAGTCTGTCTCCCAGGTGAAGGAACCTGCACATACAAGCATGTGGTTATGAGACAACTGGAATGTGTGGCAAACTCAGCTCGGCATCCTGCCAACTGACTGTCAGGAAAAGAATCTGTTCAGCACATAAAGGAACAATAACCCAAAATCCTGCTTGTGAGAGTCGAGCACTTTTCTTGAGTCAAAGTCAAACACACTCCTCTGAGTTGAGTGTGtagtcaagtcacaggttaaGGTGTGTCTGGAATGCCCTCTGTGTAACATTAACCATAAATCAAACATTAATTACGTAAAATAAAGATGATGGTGTTTTGGCACGCCAGGATGTGAAGGGCTCTGACGCAGGTCAGCTCACGTGGGGCACCCAGTTATCCTggtcacacacactttaatcACAAACACTCGCTGGTCTGTGTTTTCTTGGTCCACAGACTTATTGTTCActgggtgtgtgtttgcgtgtccACGTCTACAGCTGGTTACACAGAGGATGTTGCCAGGAAATCTCATGCTTTATGAGACTGAAGAGGAGACAGGATTCCCTCTGAGGTGATAAACATGAGGACTTAAATCCCAAATTTGCCTGTCAGAAATGTTACTATATGTTCCAAATGATTGTTTGAATAGTAAAGATGGTTACACACCCTGAAATTTCACACATTCACTTTAataattatctttttttgttgttggtttttttttgtaaaagagTGTTTTGTAAGTGAAGGCATTGCAATTTTCAAAACACGGACACATTTAATTGAGAAGAAACTCACCTTTTCAAAGGAAATTGTTTTGATTCTTCCCACAAATGACAAGTGTTCTTTTCTGCACAGTTCTCCCTCAGACACTGAGGATTAGATTGAGATTGCCCACACACTGAAGGGACATTAAATTGCCTTTATAATGAAGGGTCAAATTGAAAAACAGGATGTTCCAGAGTCAGGAGCAGGAGAAGGAACGTGACAGATTCTCTTGCTGTTTGCCTTGAGACTTCTCAACCaggggcctcttcaatgaaaaGTGACACAGTGACGCTTTGCTTTATGGTTGTTGACCTATTTTACAGGCGCGGCACTCAAGTACACGCTGAGGACTCTGGCCTGTTTTCTTACCATCATTTATATTTCACATAAAATCCCAGAATTACTGTACAAACTTAAAGTgatcctcttcttttatcagaTTTTGCTGAAACAAGATGTCACCTAAAGACAAATgctcaaacattttattttccattagTGTTGTCTGCACGTCTTTCTTTGCttcaatgaaaacacaaaccaaACTTTCAAATGACACCTATTTTTAATCACTAAAGTTTAACattaatacaataaatacattacAAAAAATTAAAGTGCTTTTATCAAAAGCGTACAGCTAAGGTTTGATACTGCCGTTTTGTACAGTAACATGACATCCTACATAGTTAAATTAGGGTAAGGGAAAACCTTTTAGGGACGTAGAGGATAAGCAGAGTGATTTCTCTTATTGCCAACAAAtaccatgaaaagaccaaaaccaacaatgaatcaaacctaaccacaaaaaaagaaaaaaaaatcacttgtgGCGAGTTTAAGTAATGTTTGCTGAAAACtacagaacctttaaaaaaaatgtaaaactactGATATGTATTTATGAAACTTGTTCTCACTCCCAAATTGTCAAATACCTACGCTTTGTCACAGCCCTTAGCATCTAATATTGATGTGCAGGACACCCTTTAGCGTTTGtatgagatgcactgggctTTACATTAACTCCAAAGTAAGCCCATAGGCGGTAatgacgtagtataaagagagAGGAAGTTCCTGTAGGAAAGATGTCAGGGTGCATGGATAGGTCAaacacacaggacttttacccaggagtttgatgttaatgttctgtgtgaaaccaaaagtcagtctcattttaatccaaaccatgatcttttccgaaACTTAACAAAGTACTTTTGCTGCACTCATCTAAAGTAGTTTTGGTGTGGTAGAGGAAAAGCCCGCTAGCTGCCATTGGTGAACCGTGTGAGCTGTAAttgagccaaattttgtaatgttacctttgttaaatgttgctgtagcccctggttttatatgagaagaggaaaaaaacactagCTGCTAAGcttatttatacaatgtaaaatgccataggctaatgctaataatgttagcatgttgtatttgtggggaaaatgtgtccagcaaaagacaaatgctttgtctgtgaatgctgcgagttatagtgaagctgatttgtgtacttgtacttGCAAAGTGATAcggacacaccactgcacaagtataaatgatTTACATCTTTAGTAAGGAACCAAAGGGATTAACCTGTAAGCCCAAGACAGGAAAGTCGGAAAGTACCTCGAAAAAGACTAAAATAGAGTTAGTTTTGATCTTTTTATGGGTTTGTTGACATTAAGAAAAATGTAGAATATCTCCAGTCTTAATTACAGACTGATAACATGAAGTTTTTAACATAGTGAGTCTGTCTTAATGGTGACTTTCTCTGCTTGTAAACTTTCTATCCAACGGAAACAGAGTGACAAGGTTTTCACTAAAAAGCATGATACAAAATATAGCATTATATACAGCTAATTGCACTGCAGCTAACTTTCTCTCAGTTTGGCAAATGCTCTACTTTTTGGTCAAGAAAAAAACCTTAGTTTCATCTActcaaaaaacacagaaaacagttCTTCCAGCAATTACACTTTGTTCGAAACCCCTATTTACAACCGAGCACCTGGACAGTGGAAATCTGGTCTTTCAGGGCGTTCAGAGAATGTTCTGTAGTTTACAGTCCAGTCCGTCAGAGTCGACTCAGTACAAGAGTGTGGCCGGCCGACTGGAAAACCGAGCGGGCACAGCTGGACCTGCAGCACGAAAACATCACGTCTGTAGCACGTACAGTAGACGTTATGAGAGGAGGTTTAGACAGCGCTCAGCCTGTGCCATGCAGACACCACCTTCTCTGGGTGAGCCATCGAGTCCTTCCACTGCTCCACTGCTTCTGGGATAGGGCTGTCGAATCCCAGCTGAACCTACCAGAAACATTATGAAGGCCACTTCAATACACTCAGGTGTTTTGCTCTGCCCTCACATGGTCTGGTATGATTCaggtttgctaacattagctcagtggctaatgttagcaaacctCAGAAAGATATTGTATAACTACAACTACAGGGTCAGTATGCTGACATTATAAGTCTGCctactatctatctatctaataaCAGCCCATTATTAGTGAGGCCAACACTGTGATATATTACATCAATGAATCATAAATatttgcaataaaataaatacataaaattagCACTAAGACATCATAACTAAAGGAAAATTCTGAGTATTATGTCTTAATGAAGAGACCTGGTGTCAGAATTACTCACCTGTCCGAGACACTGTTTCCTCCTGACTGAGCTGCGGCTGTAGAGTTTGACTGTCAGCGAGCAGGCATCGTCTAACGTAATCAGCAGGAAGTGAAATGTCTCCGCCCACTTACACTGGCTCCCCGAGGCCTTCAGGATGCGagtcttcttcttcatcaccaCCCGCCCCGACTGGTGCATCTCCACTTTGACGAAAAATGCTTCAGAGGTGTATAAAAACAGCATGATTACTCTCAAGAGCCACGCGAGACTGGAAATACTCTTCTTATTATTTTAGTGtaaaatatttcacattaaaaccaTTTCCAGTAAAATCTATAGTACCTTGTGTGAGTGGTGAAGAGGATGGTGGGAGGTTTTGGGCGGCGAGGACCTGGAGCTGGATGCGTCCGTTGACTGGCTGAAAGCAGGTGGTGAGATGCAGCTCAGAGTGGCACACCTGAAAGATAAATATTCAATCATATATAAATAATCAGGAATACAGCCAACAATCTTTGAATTTTTGTGTaggaaaataacaaaaacttgTTGTACTGCTGGGTTTGcaacatctttaaaaacatttcacaggATTATAAAGAACAGTAGGCTGCCAAAGGTAACCAACAGTATCTAGTTACTTAGTAATGAATAATGGGCTTGTTTTTGTGATCTTATCTCAGACCCTAAACATCAGCTGATTATACAAGGAAACTGTAAGACAAAATATGAACATATGTCGACACTAAGTGTATTGAACTAGCTGTGTGgcattgcagtgtgtgcagatgaacggtgtttgttTGGCTGGAAGCTCCAAGGGAAGCCAACTAACGTTCATCTacgcacactgtgatgacacacagctggttgaatatcagcaaagtttccctgcttcccttcactggttcctgtacagcagggtcggtctttgtttcactgttataatcattacaaagcaaaagcagcatgtgtatacattcagtaggctatatcttcagtagctagctagctaaccctacacttttcagggtctgattttggttttggaacagggaagaaacgtatatctttttccaacctctccatgTAACGAGGTATCAGGTATCATTAATGTGTCCGAGGAACAACacttagctccaaatccacaaaacctgCCTGAAAATGGTGGAAATGtgaaacaactgcattagagtcGTTCAGTTATTGGACCTTTGCTGGAGCTAGCCGATGCTACGCTATGATTTGCCAGTCTGCTTTCGAGGGGTAGGTCTTAGCGAAGGGTCGATTGTTTTTTGTGTAGCATTTATAGACATTATACAGAACACTGTGTTAATCCCTCTAATATTGTTTGTAGCCATGCACAGCAGCATTGTGGAATTTGCTCATGGTTGCCTGAGGATGACTGAACACTTTGGTGACCCCTTTACTTTCCTCTAGAACCTCCATGTAGTTCACATTGTGGCTCTCAGGGAACTAGCTCAACAAATATTGGATGGATTAGCCTACCATAAATTTGGATGAGATATTCATTTTCCCCCCCAGACTGAATTGTGATAGCTTTGATGATCGACTAACTTTTTCTCCAGCGCTACCATCAGGTGAACAAATACCTGACAAACTGATGTCGTTCCCGTCAGCCTTGGCTCTaatttgtgtttagtgctaaatGTTGGCAAGCTTGCACATTAAACTAAAAAATGAGCATGTTAAACAATATATTTGCTAAACATCTGCTTGTTAGcaatgtcactgtgagcatactgaaattagcatttagctcaaagctcCACTGTGAGTAGATGCAGCTTCACAGAGTTGCTAGCGGCTGAAGATCTTAGTCTTGTATGATTCATCTTAGACTTCCAGCTGCTCCGCTGATACTTTTCTTGTTTAAGACTTCTACGAGTTCAGCTGTCTTGACCATTAAGAGCCTCAATGAATGACAGTGATTTGGacaatttgtgccttttgtgTCCACCAGATGGGTAAAATCACTCACTGAATCAAATGGACCCTCTGAGAACCTAATGATGATTCACTGTCAGATCCGCTAAGTGCAGAAACAGTTCACATTTTACTGTCACCGGCCAGACATGCATCCATTTATCAACAAAACCACTCTGCTGTTGAAATGGTTTGAGGTTTGACCTACTTTTCATGCCGTACATTTCCAGAACCAGCACTCTGGTTTCTTGTCtccaataaaagcctgtttccCAATTTCTCTCAATAATGAATCCCCTTTCTCTTTTCTTGCGATTATGCAACAGCATAAAGTCTTCCTCAGCGTCAGCCTTACCCTGTTAGGGCCAAGAGCACAGTACATGCCAGCGGGCTACAATGCATCATGGGGACAGTTTTATGAGACACACACGGCGCTTTGTTCTTATTTACTGTGCACATACAAAGGGGTGATAAAGACAGCAGCCAACGAAGGAAATGGTGGAGAATAGGTAATAAAAGTCTGGGATATTCCCACACGGAAAGTTTTTCCTCTTGGCCACAATAGCTGGACGGCAGGTAAGACACCAACAGATAACCCTGCTCACTCTgggatcccctgacttttccccTAGTGCCACCATAAAGGTTGACATTAggggattttgatgaaatatttcaacagctATTGAATGGATAGTCATGatatttggtacagacattaatgtttatgatgattattatttattttatttttatttattggtcATGTGATTATGGTATTTTTTCTGAGTTGTCCcttgtttgtactttttaactTGCACTGTGTACAGTTGTAGCTTTTAAAAATTGCATTGTACCGGTACAGTAACAATAAAGGACCTCTTCTTAAACCTATGCATCATTGTTAGAAGCTCAGATCAACAGATCTAGTATAAAGACCTCAAGACCTTGGCTTATGGGAGATGGATgagtcaaacaagcacaggactttgacccaggagtgTTAGAGACCAACAGACAATAAATATTGGATactgtgtttgcaaatctcTCAAAGCTGACATAAGGCTGCCATGTTTGTGTCACCAAAGCAGAGTGTTTGATCACAacaaccacaatcttttcctaaccataaccaagtagttttgtttcCTAAACTTAACTGGTGACCCCTTCTTACCTCCGACCCCTTCTGCATCAAGGTACGGCACAAAAGGCTGCCCCTGGCGTCATTGCAGTAACACTGGGATATCTGCCCAAGTGGCAAAATATGACGAGTAGGGATGAAATCACGTTGTAACAATTTTTTGATTCCTGGTAATCTTGTAAATGTTCTTAAACTGTGCCACTATCTGAAACACCAGGGACAGACATTGTGATGGTAACGGAAACAGGCTTTAGTGCATCAGGAGTGATTTGTGGCATGTGAAGTGAACACTCACAGATGATTTGGACGGAGGGCTGAGCTCGAGCCAGTGGTCTGTCTCCTGAGGACCAAGCTCTCTTAGCGAGAGGACGCACTCTGCCACCGTACGCTTCTTGGGGATGTGTGTCTGCAGCCGCAGCACCAAAGCACTGCAGCGCAACTGCTGGAGACGCAGCGCAAACACGAAGGTCTCCATGAAGGGCATATCCTAAAGAGCAGAAGGAGCAGAAGGAGCCGACAATAAGTATCAGGTGATTTCTCAACAACTCATTCAGAAATGCTAGATCTACCTGCACAACTCTGCAAAGACAAAGTTAAGTTCAAAACAATCTGAGAAAGGAAATTAGTGGCTTTGAGGATTGTACAGCATGTGTCAAAGTCTTGTTACAAAATGTCTCAGGTTTAGACAGCGATCCTGAGCGTTACCTGACGGTACTCCTTGACTGAGCTCTTGAACTGTATCGGTTTGGGAATGGTGATGATCCCTTTAAATCCAATCTTTTGTTGTTCCACTCCTTCCGGAACAACGTTGAGGTCTGAACACTGATAACAAAAGGGGAAAAGAACGTTTTACTCGAGGCAGGTCAAATCTATTTACAGGCTGCAGTCCACTTCAGCAAACAGGTTTGGGACAAACGGCTCCACTAAGTAAAAAAGGACATGAATACAAAAACATAAGAATCCAAAACCTCTGATATATCAATCCTCTCTTTAAAAAACTTAATCAAAGCAGGATATGCTTCATTTATGCTTTATTTTTGACATAATGTCACACAATAAGGGCATTTGTGCAGCCCTAATGCGCCACTTGTTCATCCAAATGTCTCAGTGGATAGTTTAACTGCTGCACTAATGTGAccttgggaaaaaaatgaacctTAACCAAAAACGAAACCTAATCTTGAGTGGTAATGAGGTGCGCCCTTTTTTCATTTCCCCCCCTTCCTTGAGGAATCAGAGCATGTCTCTGCGTTAAAGCCTTTCAAGTGTAAACAAAGAATtaaattgcacacacacactaggttTTGCCATTTGCGTAAATGCACAGATACATGGCTCACTGTGTTTCAGCATCAATGAGGACACTTCTGTTCCTTAAAAACCAACCTTTTCCTCCAGAGTGTCAGAGCCAAAGTTAAGAGAGTGCTGAGAGGATCTAACAGAGACCTGTGTTCTGGACTCACAGAGGGTCCATTGAGAAACGCAGCAGACGAGCACAATGGagctttttgtgtctcctcacAGCATGTAACCTTACCTGAACCACAGTGATCCACACCTGCTCCAGAGCCTCCTGGTAGCTCAGTCGGACGCACACTTTCCCCAGCTCACGCTCGTCCCCAGACAGAGTGATGGAGTCTGTCACACCAGCAGCACAACAGGAACAAATTACTGGAGGTTAATGAATGCAATATTGAAGTGTGGCTATATTAAGTTGCTAATGAATTTAAAAGCTGATATAGATGGAAGTTTTTACGCCTTTGTGCCAAACTGAATCAATAATCTCAGAAGATTTCAGCCGCCTGGGTTTTCTCATTTATTATAAATGCAAAATTATTCATCTAACTTTAACTTTGGAGGGGTTTAAATTTCAACAAGATCTTGATATGCAATACTTATTTTGGACAATGATCACTTTTCTGCCCTTGTTATcatcttttttgtctgtttcatcAAACCTCTTTTTAAAGAGCCTGCAGAGCTGCTCAAGCATTGCATTGtatataaaagtaataaaagtgGAAAGTTGCCATGGCAGTGCAAGACTGGCTGAGTTTTCTAACAGAGGTTGCAGTTGAAAGCCAAAAACAATTGCAAGAAAAAAACGACTATCGTCACACATATTATTTATGTCTTATTATAGCAAAGCTGCGTCTCCTCATAGAATAATACAATCTTTACGTATGAAGGCTTATCGTTGAAGCTCAATGGTGGAACTGAGTGAAAACATTTGCAAGCAATTACTGTGTCTGCCCTTTCATGGCTGCACAATGCAGAGCGATCTTAATCAGATTTAACAGCAAGTTTGAAAGGAAAAGTGTTTGTAGACAGAGACTAATTGGTATTTAAGTTACCCAGGCTGCTTTCAATGGAGCCAATCCTGGAGGATGTACTGCTGAGGATGCTGGAGACGGAATCAAAGCGCTGCAGgtaaaaccaaacacacaaagagataGTCAGGAGATGACAGGttcacttttttcccccactgaAACCCAAAATTAGTCATTTTCTCAAGACTAGGTTGTACTAAGGTGCAGCGGTGCTTAATGctagtgctaatgctaacaatTGCTAATTTGCACTTCAAAAAAGAACAGATGAAAGTGATGAGAATATCATTTGTTTTTTCAGGTAGTAATTGGAATTTTGACATGATCAGGGTATCAAAGTTAAAacaattcatcctctggggaccatgaatatttGTTTCATGCCAAAAATTGTCAAGACATTTTGCTTAGAATGACAACCACAACTAGAACTACTTGTACCACTAGAGGAGAATTTAGCGGACTACCAAAGTCATCTCaatttatcctctggggaccatgcaTATCTTTACAGAATTTAACTGCAATCTTACCAATAGTTGCAAAACATCtcactcaaaaccacagaaGTCAACCCCCTTGTTACGCCAAAGGAAAAGTTAGTGGATCCCCAAAGTCAGGATTCATCTCTGGAAACCATGAATGTCTTCACAAAATTTCATAACAATCTATCCAATGGTTGCTGAGACATTttactcaaaaccacaaatctTAACCtctttgtggcaacaaaagGAAAAGCCAGCAGGTCATGAAAGTCATTTGGATTCACCCTTTGGAGAGCATGAATGTCttcacaaaacttttttttttttacaagtttaCCAACATTTGTTGACATCTCACTCAAAATCACTAATGTTAACCTCCTTGAGGCGCTAGATGAAAAGTAAGTGGATCAAATCATTATGATTCATCCTCTTGGGACCATGAATATCTTCACCACATTTTCATGTTCACTGTCTTCATGTAACTTTCCAACACTTGCTAATTcccactaaacacaaagtacaggtGAGGGTGATGAGAATGTCATCCATTTTTGAGGCTATTAATTAAAATTCTGACATGGTCAGGGGATCACATTTACTACAATTCATCATCTGGGGACCATAAATTTCTGTTTCATGCTAGTCCATCCAATCGTCGTCAGGACGAGTCAGCAGATCACCAAagtttttaatgactaaaaaagCAACGTTTCGACCCAAACGGTCTTCCGTTTCAACCGTTTGGttttttagtcattaaaaactTACTGGGAGCTCTAATTCAGTGTGcggattttcttcttcttctttctgcatGGACTCCCATTATCCAGCACCTGACCTAAAGCAGGATTGGATGTGCGCACAACTACTCTGTCTTCAGCAGATCACcaatgtcattaaaaattgTCCTCTGGGGAGCATGAATGTCTTCACAAAATTTAAGTGCAATCTTCACAATAGTTGCCAAACATCTCACTCAAAACCATAGATGTCAACCTCCTTATGGCACCAAAGGAAAAGTCGGCGAATCACCAAAGTCACTGCAATTTATCCTGTGGGAACCATGAATACTTTTTCATAATTTGAGTGCAATCTATCCAACAGTAAGCAAACATCTCACGCAAAaccaaatgtcaacctcattgTGGAGCCAAAGGAAAAGTTGGtgaatcaccaaagtcattaggattcatctcAACTCTCTCACCAGAGGAGGTGAAGGTGATGAGAATGTCATCAGTTTTTCGGGTATTAATTGAAATTTCTACGTTAGGGGATCacagtttttacatttcattatccgaggaccatgaatatctgtttCATGCCAGTCTTGCCAGTATTCATGCCATGTAATAGACATGAatacatttcacacaaaaccacaaatgccAACCTCCTTGTGTTGCCAGAGGAAACATCAGCAAGTCACTTAAGTCATTACAATTtctcctctggggatcatgaatatTTGTTTCATGCTAGTCCATTCAATAGttatcaagacatttcactcaaaaccgcACATGTCAACCTCCTCATGATaccagaggaaaagtcagcgggtcaccaaagtcattacGATTagtcctctggggaccatgaatgttttACGTAAATTTCACGCCAATCCATTCAGTCGTAGTTGagatatttctgtccgaacagTGGAGGACCAACTGATATTGCAATCTGTAAAAATTACTTCACAccatcacaaaaacacaacatccttttttttgtttcctccaTAGATCTACCACAACTTTAAAACACCGTCTCTCACTGGTTCTCATTTCTTTACCTGCACTTTCATTTCACATCTAATTTCTAGGGACCATGTTTATTTGTGTACTGTAGCTGTATTGTCAAGGAGCTGAgtctttcatgttttcattacttaCTACTGTTTGCTCATAATGTTGCCAAGCTAAACACTGGGGCAAATTGAACTGTTATTGTACACACACTGCATGTTGCTCCCGATAATAAGGACATTGACACAAGTGAAAGGTTAATAGAAATGTATCCGTGTTGGTTCATAATAAGCAAAACAGCGAGTGTGTTGCTCTAACATTGCTCTGACGTTTTCACAGTGTGAGCTCTGAGTAAGACATAGTAATATTTATCAAGGAGTTGGGCGAGGCGTTAGATTAATTGTAACACAGCCTCAGCAGGTAATCAGGAGCTATCGACAGGCGCACTACACCACATCCTTTTATGCAACAAAGAATACGCCCCAACTcactcattgtttttttctcattgtaTTTCTGATTAAATAACACTTAATCCAAGACAAGCAACAGCTGAATCACATGCAGCAAACAGAGGTATGTTCAGGGACTGCTGGAAGAATAAGTGCTGAGGCTGAAATTAATCTCTATTGACTTTTTAATCACTCTTAAATTTCAAAACGCTTTCAGATCCATTTCAGAGTGACTCACGAGCCTACACCCATCATTTACTTTCTGTAACAAAAGAGGATctttaagggtgttttcactttctttgttgttttagaGACCTATGGACATCGTATGGAGTCCCAAATTGGACATAAAGAAGGTGTGTGGCTGAATACgtcaataaaatacacagttaaATAGTCAAAGAGCCAAGAGCCTGTTTATTGTTGAGCTTTAAGGGTGCTAAATACTTTAAGATTAGCTTCTTGTTCAACTCTACGGTATAAAACACTCAACTTTGCCACTTGAATCAAAATGTGTGTGAGGCCCGTCAGTGTTCCACTTTGCTGCTGAGCACAGTGGAAACTCTAAACTATATTTAGTCTGGGTGGACACAGGGTGAGAAACGCTGTGTGAATACAGATTAGATAGAGAGCAGTCTCACCTGCATGTGAAGCTGAGGGCTGGACAGATCAAACATGGAGCTGCTCAGTCGCTGCTCGACACCCGGTTTCAGAGACCAACCTGAAAGCCAAACACCAATTTATATTAATGTTAATCAAGTTGGTTTAATTAAGTTCTGGGATTCATGTTTCACTCTGTAGGTATGTGCTATTAATTCAGGGATACATGCGATTTCTTACCCCTAAATTTATGACACTTGTCCTTCTACAACTGCAGACAAACTGTAAATCGGGACTGTTAAATGCAGTAGATTTTATGTAATGATGAATATGCACACTGTGTTTGGCTGTATTTATGTCAGTGTAAATATTAAGACACAAACTTACTGATTTCATATTTAGCAGTACAAAAGAGTCCATCATTGTgagatataaatataaaaatgattgGTTTTTGATTGGCGTACAATCACAAATTTTTTCCTGTAaccctttttttaatcaaaatcatAAATATATGTCActattttaatcatatttttctctaataataaaacattaatgCATAACTAAACAATGTAAATTTCTGCTCACTTTTTGgtatttcaaaaaaaaaaattgatttagtATTTTTTGATGTACTGCTG includes:
- the LOC126401552 gene encoding tandem C2 domains nuclear protein translates to MECLKDCCKNFMKKKEREQETQVIALKMPPNKAAASGWEPEGRRGVTEDYLLSKLPPDGREVPFVLPTFKASYVQPRGSRYPNLQSGPQSSARCTYAERKAELLGSSQMSYSPESSFHQVQLAEYFSPGSTRRDTLKNRVSSPQSPGWSLKPGVEQRLSSSMFDLSSPQLHMQRFDSVSSILSSTSSRIGSIESSLDSITLSGDERELGKVCVRLSYQEALEQVWITVVQCSDLNVVPEGVEQQKIGFKGIITIPKPIQFKSSVKEYRQDMPFMETFVFALRLQQLRCSALVLRLQTHIPKKRTVAECVLSLRELGPQETDHWLELSPPSKSSVCHSELHLTTCFQPVNGRIQLQVLAAQNLPPSSSPLTQAFFVKVEMHQSGRVVMKKKTRILKASGSQCKWAETFHFLLITLDDACSLTVKLYSRSSVRRKQCLGQVQLGFDSPIPEAVEQWKDSMAHPEKVVSAWHRLSAV